In Candidatus Hydrogenedentota bacterium, a genomic segment contains:
- a CDS encoding SRPBCC domain-containing protein, translating into MAITLDNQTTITPDGVIEITRVFDVPREVVWKAWTDADELQRWWGPMCFTCPASRIDLRVGGTYHHCMRAPDGKDYWSTGTYKEIVPLERIAATDSFADEKGNVVSAADIGMGDAWPLEMHFTIKFEDLGGRTQFRIQHQGIPEGPVREMCAQGWNESFDKMADCLSNA; encoded by the coding sequence ATGGCAATCACACTGGACAATCAAACAACCATTACTCCGGACGGCGTGATAGAGATCACGCGCGTGTTCGATGTCCCACGTGAGGTGGTGTGGAAGGCGTGGACAGACGCAGATGAGCTGCAACGCTGGTGGGGACCGATGTGCTTCACCTGCCCAGCCAGCCGAATCGATTTGCGCGTCGGCGGAACCTATCACCATTGCATGCGCGCACCGGATGGCAAGGATTACTGGAGTACGGGGACGTATAAAGAGATTGTTCCCTTGGAACGAATCGCCGCAACGGATTCGTTCGCCGACGAGAAGGGAAACGTAGTCTCTGCGGCAGACATTGGCATGGGCGATGCCTGGCCTCTCGAAATGCATTTCACGATTAAGTTTGAAGACCTCGGTGGAAGAACCCAATTCCGAATCCAGCACCAAGGCATACCCGAAGGGCCCGTACGGGAAATGTGCGCGCAGGGTTGGAACGAATCATTCGACAAGATGGCGGACTGCCTGTCAAACGCTTAG
- a CDS encoding DUF4139 domain-containing protein, with protein sequence MRSLGIWIVAFAASVSLFADTPAMTSTEADQKDVAVTIYNNGLALVRDTRDVKLPSGEVSLQFMDVAQQIQPQTVGLRSTSAPGSVAILEQNYEYDLISPSKLMEKFVGKRVKLINFSNEVNFEQMEADLLSVNEGPVYKVNNEIYLGYPGNVVLPEIPENLIAKPSLIWLLANQGTDQTLQVNYLTNGISWTADYVVTLAKSEKSLDVSGWVTLDNQCGATFTNAQLKLVAGDVNIAQPPPVPMMAKGARMAEAAMAPPMPQEESFAEYHLYTMPRRTTIKQNQSKQLALLTGSGIQCAKKYEYRGQVHFFSSPIGRLPEEKVGVFLEFENKEANGLGIPLPGGVMRIYQEDSEGMLQFSGEDRIKHTPKDEKLTLKLGNAFDVVAERVQTDFQQLADRLTESSFEITIRNHKESDISVDVVEPMSSDWQIVTSSIPHKKKDAQTAVFTVPVPKDGEVKLTYTARVKW encoded by the coding sequence ATGCGTAGTTTGGGGATTTGGATCGTGGCATTCGCGGCCAGCGTCTCCCTCTTTGCCGACACTCCTGCGATGACGAGTACCGAAGCCGACCAAAAAGACGTGGCAGTCACGATTTACAACAACGGGCTTGCCCTGGTTCGCGATACGCGTGATGTGAAACTTCCGTCCGGCGAAGTAAGCCTTCAATTCATGGATGTGGCGCAACAAATCCAGCCGCAGACAGTCGGACTGCGCTCGACTTCCGCGCCGGGTTCGGTCGCCATCCTCGAGCAGAACTACGAATACGACCTGATCAGCCCTTCGAAACTCATGGAGAAGTTCGTCGGGAAGCGTGTGAAACTCATCAACTTCAGCAATGAGGTCAACTTCGAGCAGATGGAAGCCGATCTGCTGAGTGTCAACGAGGGACCTGTCTACAAGGTCAACAACGAGATCTACTTGGGCTATCCGGGTAATGTCGTTTTGCCGGAAATTCCCGAAAACCTGATCGCAAAGCCCTCGTTGATCTGGCTTCTCGCCAATCAGGGCACGGACCAGACACTCCAAGTCAACTACCTCACCAACGGCATTTCATGGACAGCGGATTATGTTGTTACGCTTGCCAAAAGCGAGAAATCGCTCGACGTCTCCGGTTGGGTAACTCTCGACAACCAGTGCGGCGCGACCTTCACCAATGCGCAGCTGAAATTAGTGGCAGGCGATGTCAACATCGCTCAACCTCCGCCCGTGCCAATGATGGCTAAGGGCGCGAGAATGGCTGAGGCGGCCATGGCCCCGCCGATGCCGCAAGAGGAATCGTTCGCGGAATACCACCTCTATACCATGCCGCGCCGCACGACGATTAAGCAGAATCAGTCGAAGCAACTGGCGCTGCTGACCGGTTCCGGCATCCAATGCGCCAAGAAATACGAGTATCGCGGGCAAGTCCATTTCTTTAGCTCACCGATAGGCAGGCTGCCCGAAGAGAAGGTAGGTGTATTCCTTGAGTTCGAGAACAAAGAAGCCAACGGCCTCGGCATCCCGCTGCCCGGCGGCGTCATGCGCATTTACCAGGAAGACAGCGAAGGCATGCTGCAGTTCTCTGGTGAAGACCGCATCAAGCACACACCCAAAGACGAGAAACTCACTCTCAAACTGGGCAACGCATTCGATGTCGTCGCGGAACGCGTTCAAACCGACTTCCAACAACTCGCCGATCGCCTCACCGAATCCTCGTTTGAGATCACCATTCGCAACCACAAAGAGTCTGACATCAGCGTCGACGTTGTTGAACCGATGTCGTCCGATTGGCAGATCGTAACGTCGAGCATTCCGCACAAGAAGAAAGACGCGCAGACGGCGGTATTCACGGTGCCGGTTCCCAAGGATGGCGAAGTGAAACTCACCTACACAGCGCGTGTGAAATGGTAA
- a CDS encoding VOC family protein yields MKVQTYLFLDGSCEEAIEFYKSTLGAKVTAFMRFKENPEPDQCSPAHAEKVMHASIRVGETEVMMSDGRCEGKRNFQGFALAMSIKEVSEVERIFSLLADGGQIQMPLMQTFWSPMFGMVADRYGVSWMVMAEAAN; encoded by the coding sequence ATGAAAGTTCAGACCTATTTGTTTCTAGACGGCAGTTGCGAGGAAGCGATTGAATTCTACAAGTCGACACTGGGCGCTAAGGTCACGGCGTTCATGCGTTTCAAAGAGAATCCGGAGCCGGATCAGTGTTCGCCCGCACATGCGGAGAAGGTCATGCATGCAAGTATCCGCGTCGGGGAAACCGAAGTCATGATGTCCGACGGCCGGTGTGAAGGCAAACGCAATTTCCAGGGTTTCGCGCTGGCAATGTCCATCAAGGAAGTCTCTGAAGTCGAGAGAATCTTCTCACTTCTGGCCGACGGAGGACAGATTCAAATGCCATTGATGCAGACATTCTGGTCTCCCATGTTCGGAATGGTCGCTGACCGGTACGGAGTGTCTTGGATGGTCATGGCGGAAGCGGCGAACTAG
- the dnaA gene encoding chromosomal replication initiator protein DnaA: MVGPVSGNPWELAQDRLQKILDEHSYKNWFSQTRFQSYNDGKLMIAVPSQFFADWLRDHYLDAVSACVGAVAPDLREVAFVPTGEGLPPIAVDAPAPHRARPAKDVQKIEGFNPRYVFERFVVGSGNRFAHAAARAVAENPARAYNPLFLYGGTGLGKTHLMQAIGQEIVRRNPSANVAFISSEHFTNQLIESIAKKSTMRFRAKYRKVDVLLIDDIHFISGKEATQEEFFHTFNALFDMHKQIVISSDRQPKEIPGLEERLISRFEWGLVTDIQPPDLETRIAILQNKAAQESIVAPPEVLKYIATYVTTNIRELEGALVTVMAFASLTGQKITLALAEEVLRDLIGRNKVKPITIETVQRVVAEHFDVRISDLRGRSRQRQVAYPRQVAMYLCKDLIPSLSLMEVGEAFGGKDHTTVIYACQKISQEIRESAEVSQLVGQLERKIRA; the protein is encoded by the coding sequence ATGGTAGGACCGGTTTCGGGGAACCCCTGGGAATTGGCCCAAGACCGGCTCCAAAAGATACTCGACGAGCACAGTTACAAGAATTGGTTTTCTCAGACTCGTTTTCAATCCTATAACGACGGCAAGTTAATGATTGCCGTGCCCAGTCAGTTCTTCGCGGACTGGCTGCGCGATCACTATTTAGATGCAGTCAGTGCATGTGTCGGCGCGGTTGCGCCTGACTTGCGCGAAGTGGCCTTTGTTCCAACCGGCGAAGGATTGCCTCCGATTGCCGTGGATGCGCCGGCGCCGCATCGCGCGCGGCCGGCAAAAGACGTTCAGAAAATCGAAGGATTCAATCCTCGTTACGTGTTCGAACGTTTCGTAGTTGGCAGCGGCAATCGCTTTGCTCACGCCGCGGCTCGCGCCGTGGCCGAGAATCCGGCACGTGCCTACAACCCGTTGTTCCTTTACGGGGGAACGGGGCTCGGCAAAACGCACCTTATGCAGGCCATTGGCCAGGAAATTGTGCGCCGTAATCCGAGCGCAAATGTCGCATTCATTTCTTCGGAACACTTTACGAATCAGCTCATCGAGAGTATCGCAAAGAAGTCGACGATGCGGTTCCGCGCCAAGTACCGCAAGGTCGATGTCCTTCTGATTGACGATATTCACTTCATTTCCGGTAAGGAAGCTACGCAGGAAGAGTTTTTCCATACGTTTAACGCGCTCTTCGACATGCACAAGCAGATTGTCATTTCGAGCGATCGGCAGCCGAAGGAAATCCCCGGGCTTGAAGAACGCCTCATCTCTCGTTTCGAGTGGGGTCTGGTTACCGATATTCAGCCGCCCGATCTCGAGACCCGCATCGCTATCTTGCAGAACAAAGCCGCGCAGGAGAGCATCGTTGCGCCGCCTGAAGTGCTCAAGTACATCGCCACCTACGTCACCACGAACATCCGTGAGTTGGAAGGGGCGCTAGTCACCGTGATGGCGTTTGCGTCGTTGACCGGGCAGAAGATTACGCTTGCTCTCGCGGAGGAAGTGTTGCGCGACCTGATCGGACGCAACAAGGTGAAGCCGATCACCATCGAGACGGTTCAGCGCGTTGTCGCCGAGCACTTCGATGTCCGTATCAGCGATTTGCGCGGGCGCAGCCGCCAACGTCAGGTGGCCTATCCCAGGCAAGTGGCCATGTACCTGTGCAAAGACCTTATTCCGAGTCTCTCGCTCATGGAAGTAGGCGAGGCCTTCGGCGGCAAAGACCACACCACGGTCATCTACGCTTGCCAGAAAATCAGTCAGGAGATTCGCGAATCTGCCGAAGTCAGCCAGCTTGTCGGGCAATTGGAGCGCAAGATCCGCGCCTAG
- a CDS encoding GyrI-like domain-containing protein yields the protein MNETSVLSGAPRVETAGPLNIAGLNERYNHTTRVNIPAQWQRFAPYIGAVPGQVDGVAYGVCWSGSASGEFNYLTGVEVAGASNLPAGFECLTIPAQRYAVFTHRGHIAGLPESIQSVWTKALPASGYQAVQSPFIERYDSRFDAQTGMGEVELWVAIHD from the coding sequence ATGAACGAAACAAGTGTGCTGTCCGGCGCCCCGCGTGTTGAAACGGCAGGGCCTTTGAACATTGCAGGTTTGAACGAACGCTACAATCACACAACCCGAGTGAACATCCCTGCACAGTGGCAGCGCTTCGCCCCCTATATCGGTGCTGTGCCGGGTCAAGTAGATGGAGTCGCTTACGGTGTGTGCTGGAGCGGCAGCGCGTCTGGAGAATTCAACTACCTTACAGGTGTCGAAGTCGCCGGCGCATCGAACCTCCCCGCGGGTTTTGAGTGCCTGACCATTCCGGCTCAGCGCTATGCAGTATTTACGCACCGTGGTCACATTGCGGGATTGCCGGAGTCGATACAAAGCGTATGGACCAAGGCACTACCCGCATCCGGATACCAAGCAGTCCAATCGCCCTTCATCGAACGATACGATTCCCGCTTTGATGCACAAACGGGTATGGGCGAGGTGGAACTCTGGGTGGCTATACACGACTAG
- the aceE gene encoding pyruvate dehydrogenase (acetyl-transferring), homodimeric type: MGYDSSLDEELDDETLEWIQSLNDLLELRGPEHVAHILSQLQIRAHAAGIRLPFTANTPYINTIPAGEQPPYPGSREIERRIKSFVRWNAMAMVVRANREESGIGGHISTFASAATLYEVGFNHFFRGKDGGHPGDMIYFQGHAAPGIYARAFMEGRLSLEQLENFRAELHPGGGLSSYPHPWLMPEFWQFPTVSMGLGPIMSIYQARFNRYLEDRGLISENDAKVWAFLGDGETDEPETLGAITLASREKLDNLIFVINCNLQRLDGPVRGNGKIMQELEAIFRGAGWNVIKVIWGSEWDPLLAKDSQGVLVKRMGEVVDGEYQKYTVESGKYIRDHFFNNDQRLFNLAKGLTDEQLRKLKRGGHDPEKVYSAYHAAVNHKGAPTVILAKTIKGYGLGESGEGKNITHQQKKLNEDELREFRTRFGVPISDEDVALAPFYRPPDDSPEMLYLQERRKTLGGYVPKRSTHCAPLKTPPVSFFEEFHKGTEDRAISTTMAFVRVLSKLLRDKELGKYIVPIVPDEARTFGMEALFRQIGIYSHVGQLYEPVDSDSLIYYKEAKDGQILEEGITEAGSMSSFIAAGTSYSTHGIPMIPFFIYYSMFGFQRIGDLVWAAGDLRCRGFLLGATAGRTTLAGEGLQHQDGHSHLLASTVPNLVTYDPAYAYELAVIIRDGIRRMYEEQESVFYYITVGNESYAMPAMPKGAEEGILRGMYKLRPSANKKLKLKAQILGSGAILNETLKAQEILAEDYGVAADVWSVTSYKELRREALEVERWNMLNPGAKQKASYVTQCLANEPGVVIAASDYMKVMPDSISKWVPKRMVTLGTDGYGRSESRKMLRDFFEVDARYVTLATLHGLLQEGAIKPDVVKKAMKTLDIDPNKLNPMVS, from the coding sequence ATAGGTTACGACAGCTCACTCGATGAGGAGCTTGATGACGAAACGCTAGAGTGGATCCAATCATTAAACGATCTGCTTGAGCTGCGCGGCCCTGAGCATGTGGCGCACATCTTGAGCCAGCTACAGATTCGTGCGCACGCGGCGGGAATCAGACTGCCGTTCACAGCCAATACCCCGTATATCAATACCATTCCGGCTGGCGAGCAGCCGCCTTATCCCGGCAGCCGCGAGATCGAGCGCCGCATTAAGAGCTTCGTGCGATGGAATGCGATGGCGATGGTCGTGCGGGCCAACCGCGAAGAAAGCGGCATCGGCGGGCATATTTCCACGTTTGCGTCCGCCGCGACGTTGTATGAAGTCGGATTTAACCATTTCTTCCGCGGCAAAGACGGCGGCCATCCCGGCGACATGATCTATTTTCAAGGACATGCCGCGCCGGGCATCTATGCGCGCGCATTTATGGAAGGGCGCTTGTCGCTGGAGCAGTTGGAGAATTTCCGGGCGGAATTGCATCCAGGTGGAGGCCTCTCCTCCTATCCGCACCCGTGGCTGATGCCGGAGTTCTGGCAGTTCCCAACAGTTTCGATGGGTTTGGGTCCGATCATGAGTATCTACCAGGCCCGCTTCAACCGGTATCTCGAAGACCGCGGCCTGATTTCCGAGAACGACGCAAAAGTATGGGCGTTCCTCGGCGACGGCGAGACGGATGAACCGGAGACCTTGGGCGCAATCACGCTGGCGTCGCGCGAGAAGCTGGACAACCTGATCTTCGTTATCAACTGCAATTTGCAGCGGCTGGACGGCCCGGTCCGTGGCAACGGGAAGATCATGCAGGAGTTGGAGGCGATCTTCCGCGGCGCAGGGTGGAACGTAATAAAGGTGATATGGGGATCGGAGTGGGATCCACTTCTGGCGAAAGACTCCCAAGGCGTTCTCGTCAAACGTATGGGCGAGGTCGTCGATGGCGAGTACCAGAAGTACACCGTCGAGAGTGGCAAGTACATTCGCGATCACTTCTTCAACAACGACCAGCGCCTGTTCAACCTCGCCAAAGGCCTGACAGATGAACAACTGCGGAAACTGAAGCGCGGCGGTCACGACCCTGAAAAAGTGTACTCGGCGTATCACGCGGCCGTGAATCACAAGGGGGCGCCGACGGTCATACTCGCCAAGACCATCAAAGGGTACGGTCTCGGCGAGAGTGGCGAAGGCAAGAACATCACTCACCAGCAGAAGAAACTGAACGAAGACGAATTGCGGGAGTTCCGCACGCGATTTGGCGTGCCGATCTCCGATGAGGACGTTGCGCTTGCGCCGTTCTACCGTCCGCCCGATGACAGCCCGGAGATGTTGTATCTGCAGGAACGACGCAAGACACTTGGAGGATACGTACCGAAGCGGTCGACGCATTGCGCGCCGCTGAAGACGCCCCCGGTATCGTTCTTTGAAGAGTTCCACAAGGGCACGGAAGACAGGGCCATCTCGACGACAATGGCCTTCGTGCGCGTTTTGTCTAAACTGCTTCGCGATAAGGAACTTGGCAAGTACATCGTGCCCATCGTGCCGGATGAAGCGCGCACGTTTGGTATGGAAGCGCTGTTCCGTCAAATCGGAATCTACTCCCACGTTGGGCAGCTCTACGAGCCGGTGGATAGCGACAGTCTCATCTACTACAAAGAAGCCAAGGACGGTCAGATTCTTGAGGAAGGCATTACCGAGGCAGGATCGATGTCGTCGTTCATCGCGGCGGGTACGTCGTATTCGACGCACGGCATACCGATGATCCCCTTCTTCATCTACTACTCGATGTTTGGATTCCAGCGCATCGGTGACCTTGTTTGGGCAGCAGGCGACCTTCGCTGCCGCGGATTCCTGCTGGGTGCAACCGCGGGCCGTACTACGCTGGCGGGCGAAGGTTTGCAGCATCAGGATGGGCATAGCCATCTCTTGGCATCGACGGTGCCGAACCTCGTGACGTACGACCCGGCATATGCCTACGAATTGGCCGTAATCATTCGCGACGGCATCCGGCGGATGTACGAAGAGCAGGAGAGTGTCTTCTACTACATCACCGTGGGCAACGAGAGTTACGCGATGCCCGCCATGCCCAAGGGCGCGGAAGAAGGTATTCTGCGGGGCATGTACAAGCTGCGGCCTTCGGCGAACAAGAAACTGAAGCTGAAAGCGCAGATCCTGGGCAGCGGCGCGATTCTCAACGAAACGCTGAAAGCGCAGGAAATCCTTGCAGAAGACTATGGTGTCGCCGCAGATGTATGGAGCGTTACCAGCTACAAAGAACTGCGCCGCGAGGCCTTGGAAGTCGAACGGTGGAACATGCTGAATCCCGGTGCGAAGCAGAAGGCTTCGTATGTAACGCAATGCCTTGCGAATGAACCGGGTGTCGTCATTGCGGCGTCGGACTATATGAAGGTCATGCCTGACAGCATTTCCAAATGGGTTCCGAAGCGAATGGTTACGTTGGGAACGGACGGCTACGGCCGCAGCGAGTCCCGAAAGATGCTGCGCGATTTCTTTGAAGTGGACGCGCGGTACGTGACTCTGGCCACGTTGCACGGATTGTTGCAGGAAGGCGCAATCAAGCCGGACGTGGTCAAGAAGGCCATGAAGACCCTGGACATCGATCCGAACAAGCTCAACCCGATGGTGAGCTAG
- a CDS encoding SRPBCC domain-containing protein, with protein MSEPILQPTQQVHGTKVFQHSRVYEAPRELVFKAWTDPDCLSKWWGPKGMQWIGCTMDLRPGGTFLYGLKAPNGFEMWGKFVYREVTVPERLVYVVSFCDKNGAILRHPLSETWPLEVLSTLAFTEQDGKTITDSTGIPINATKEECETFEGGFDSMRKGFTGTLDQLAEFLSRS; from the coding sequence ATGAGTGAACCGATACTGCAGCCAACGCAGCAAGTCCACGGGACCAAGGTATTCCAGCATTCGCGAGTCTACGAAGCTCCGCGCGAACTGGTGTTCAAGGCGTGGACAGACCCCGACTGCCTATCGAAATGGTGGGGACCAAAAGGGATGCAGTGGATCGGCTGCACCATGGACCTGCGGCCTGGCGGGACGTTTCTATACGGACTGAAGGCTCCAAATGGCTTCGAGATGTGGGGCAAGTTCGTGTACCGCGAAGTCACGGTTCCCGAGCGGCTTGTCTACGTGGTCTCCTTCTGTGACAAGAATGGAGCAATCTTGCGGCATCCTTTGAGCGAAACGTGGCCGCTGGAAGTCTTATCCACGCTTGCATTCACTGAGCAGGACGGAAAGACGATTACCGATTCAACAGGCATCCCCATCAACGCAACCAAAGAAGAATGTGAAACCTTCGAGGGCGGATTCGACTCCATGCGCAAAGGCTTCACCGGTACCCTTGACCAACTAGCAGAATTTTTGAGCAGATCTTAG
- a CDS encoding SRPBCC domain-containing protein yields the protein MVFATAEARDLVVREHGAIEGGNQTIGRLATYLDTLPTHELVITRVFDAPRDLVFKTWTDPAHAKHWWGPREYPASELEMDARPGGMWRARLKSTAGEKDLWHSGVFREVVAPERIVFTFAWDEMGERGLETVVTVTLKEQGRKTHMTFHQAPFRSSGVCEGHEGGWGSCFDRLAEKLAKQCEAA from the coding sequence ATGGTCTTTGCGACAGCCGAGGCAAGGGACCTAGTCGTTCGCGAGCATGGGGCCATCGAAGGTGGAAACCAAACGATCGGCCGTCTTGCAACCTATCTGGATACTCTGCCCACGCACGAACTCGTTATTACGCGCGTATTTGATGCGCCACGCGATCTGGTTTTCAAGACGTGGACGGATCCCGCGCATGCCAAGCACTGGTGGGGTCCTAGAGAGTATCCCGCTTCGGAACTGGAGATGGACGCGCGACCCGGAGGCATGTGGCGCGCCCGCCTGAAATCGACGGCAGGGGAGAAGGACCTCTGGCACAGCGGTGTTTTTCGCGAAGTGGTTGCGCCGGAGCGCATCGTATTCACGTTCGCATGGGATGAGATGGGAGAGCGCGGCCTTGAAACCGTCGTGACGGTGACGTTGAAGGAACAAGGACGCAAGACCCACATGACGTTTCATCAAGCCCCATTCCGCTCCTCGGGCGTATGTGAAGGCCACGAAGGCGGTTGGGGAAGCTGCTTCGATCGTCTTGCAGAAAAGCTTGCCAAGCAATGCGAGGCCGCGTGA
- a CDS encoding metalloregulator ArsR/SmtB family transcription factor yields MPQDTLSTTFAALADPTRRAILARLSTGETSVTELARPFKMTMPAISKHLKVLERAGLIQRSREAQWRPCRLDAKPLEGVAEWVEQYRRFWEERLDRLEIYLRELQEQERKHGRKKKPNP; encoded by the coding sequence ATGCCTCAGGATACCCTCAGTACAACGTTTGCCGCTCTCGCCGATCCGACTCGCCGAGCAATTCTGGCCAGGCTGTCCACCGGTGAAACGTCCGTGACCGAATTGGCGCGGCCGTTCAAGATGACCATGCCAGCAATTTCCAAGCACCTGAAGGTGTTGGAGAGGGCAGGGCTGATACAGCGAAGCCGTGAGGCGCAGTGGCGTCCGTGCCGCCTCGACGCCAAACCGCTGGAGGGTGTTGCCGAGTGGGTGGAGCAGTACCGTCGCTTCTGGGAGGAGCGTCTGGACCGCCTCGAGATCTATCTCCGAGAGCTGCAAGAACAGGAGAGAAAACATGGCCGCAAGAAAAAGCCCAACCCCTGA
- a CDS encoding TlpA family protein disulfide reductase: protein MRAFLIAVAVFVSTCVPYPAFAASEEDEATLTKVGDVAPPFDLTTLDGQQIDNASVKGKVVVLNFFATWCGPCQAELPHVEELWNRLKTEDLIILAVGREHTREEMKQFNEEKKFTFLLAPDPERKVYSGYATKSIPRTYVIDRDGRIAYQSIGYNNAEFDKMTAEVEKLLNTKKEEKKSEAKAITSSGADEADASLPGLQRVEVHGEIRTRAQAWKGRSPRI, encoded by the coding sequence ATGCGCGCATTTCTCATTGCAGTAGCCGTGTTTGTTTCGACGTGCGTACCGTACCCTGCTTTTGCTGCCAGCGAGGAGGATGAGGCTACCCTTACCAAAGTCGGTGACGTCGCGCCGCCGTTTGACTTGACCACTCTTGATGGGCAACAAATTGACAATGCCTCCGTGAAGGGCAAGGTAGTTGTCCTCAATTTCTTCGCTACCTGGTGCGGGCCTTGCCAAGCAGAACTTCCACACGTGGAAGAACTGTGGAATCGTCTCAAAACGGAGGATTTGATCATCTTGGCTGTCGGGCGAGAACACACTCGAGAGGAAATGAAGCAATTCAATGAAGAGAAGAAGTTCACGTTTCTCCTCGCCCCTGATCCCGAACGTAAGGTGTATAGCGGTTACGCCACGAAGTCTATTCCGCGCACGTATGTCATCGACAGAGACGGGCGCATCGCTTATCAATCCATCGGATACAATAATGCGGAATTTGACAAGATGACTGCGGAAGTTGAGAAGCTCCTCAACACGAAGAAGGAAGAGAAGAAGAGCGAGGCGAAGGCCATCACTTCCTCCGGCGCGGATGAAGCTGATGCCTCGCTCCCGGGTTTGCAGCGCGTGGAAGTGCACGGGGAAATCCGAACCCGCGCACAAGCCTGGAAGGGCAGATCGCCGCGCATATAA
- a CDS encoding DoxX family protein, with amino-acid sequence MLWAGRIMSTLPVLMLLMSATMKFMQPPDAAKGFEHLGWPITLATKLGIVELACTALYVIPQTSVLGAILLTGYLGGATATHVRVEEAFHMPILLGVLIWGGLFLRDPRIRALIPLRKKSS; translated from the coding sequence ATGCTTTGGGCAGGACGCATTATGAGCACCTTGCCCGTCCTTATGTTGCTCATGAGCGCCACCATGAAGTTCATGCAACCTCCCGACGCCGCAAAAGGCTTCGAACACCTCGGTTGGCCCATCACCCTGGCAACCAAGCTCGGGATCGTTGAGCTCGCGTGCACGGCCCTCTACGTAATTCCCCAGACATCGGTCCTTGGCGCAATCCTGCTGACGGGATACCTCGGCGGCGCAACCGCCACACATGTCCGCGTCGAAGAAGCATTCCACATGCCCATCCTGCTTGGCGTGCTAATCTGGGGCGGCCTCTTCCTGCGCGACCCCCGCATCCGCGCGCTGATTCCGTTGCGCAAGAAATCGTCATAG
- a CDS encoding SRPBCC family protein, which produces MLVKVLIAAVLIVGGIVAFIATRPAEFSVSRSATTSAPPSAVFAQVNDFHKWDAWSPWAKRDPNMKTTHEGPASGVGAMYSWNGNKDVGEGRMTILESIPDELIRIKLEFIKPFAATNTTVFTFKPRNNGTEITWTMSGQNNFMAKAFQLVMSMDKIVGGDFEKGLAQMTAVAESAS; this is translated from the coding sequence ATGCTTGTGAAGGTATTGATCGCGGCTGTCTTGATTGTCGGGGGCATTGTCGCATTCATTGCAACTCGTCCGGCGGAGTTTAGCGTGTCCCGAAGTGCCACAACCTCTGCGCCGCCATCCGCGGTGTTTGCGCAGGTCAACGATTTCCATAAATGGGACGCGTGGTCGCCGTGGGCAAAACGAGACCCAAACATGAAAACGACCCACGAGGGCCCGGCATCAGGTGTTGGCGCGATGTACTCCTGGAACGGAAACAAGGACGTGGGGGAGGGGCGCATGACGATTCTCGAAAGCATTCCGGATGAGTTGATCCGGATCAAGCTCGAGTTCATTAAACCGTTCGCAGCGACCAACACGACCGTCTTCACGTTCAAGCCCCGCAATAACGGAACCGAGATTACCTGGACGATGAGCGGACAGAACAACTTCATGGCAAAGGCCTTTCAGCTTGTCATGAGCATGGACAAGATAGTCGGCGGTGACTTTGAGAAGGGATTGGCGCAAATGACGGCCGTTGCGGAATCTGCTTCGTGA